The following are from one region of the Sandaracinus amylolyticus genome:
- a CDS encoding alpha/beta fold hydrolase, with protein MRTSYELSIRDLFTRRAPVRIDAPDGIDFAGFVSLGGIEQWISVRGDDVRNPVLVIVHGGPGAVTSIFTPRLRAWEQRFTVVQWDQRGAGKTFGRHGAQGELSLARLAEDGIDLALHLRARLGHEKVIVLGSSAGSAIALQMVRRRPELFLAYVGVDQNVGDPDGLGQRLAIDALRASGNVRGVRELERIGADPSRWSRDDFDRRNRIVAGARTGGPDMITQVTLPAMLSSPQHGWGDLLDVTRGLRFSLDRLHAEVATFDARAGGTRFELPVIVLQGAHDIVTPHALAERFVAEIDAPYKAFATIEGAGHLAAFAFPERFLDQLTRAWRGSDAR; from the coding sequence ATGCGTACGTCGTACGAGCTTTCCATCCGCGATCTGTTCACCCGTCGCGCCCCGGTGCGGATCGACGCGCCCGACGGGATCGACTTCGCGGGATTCGTGTCGCTGGGAGGGATCGAGCAGTGGATCTCGGTGCGCGGCGACGACGTGCGCAATCCGGTGCTGGTCATCGTGCACGGCGGGCCGGGCGCGGTGACGTCGATCTTCACGCCGCGGCTGCGGGCGTGGGAGCAGCGCTTCACCGTGGTGCAGTGGGATCAGCGCGGCGCGGGCAAGACGTTCGGGCGTCACGGCGCGCAGGGCGAGCTCTCGCTCGCGCGGCTCGCCGAGGACGGCATCGACCTCGCGCTCCACCTGCGGGCGCGGCTCGGGCACGAGAAGGTGATCGTGCTCGGCAGCTCGGCGGGGAGCGCGATCGCGCTGCAGATGGTGCGGCGGCGGCCCGAGCTCTTCCTCGCGTACGTGGGCGTCGATCAGAACGTCGGTGACCCCGACGGGCTCGGGCAGCGGCTCGCGATCGACGCGCTGCGAGCGAGCGGGAACGTGCGCGGGGTGCGCGAGCTCGAGCGCATCGGCGCCGATCCTTCGCGGTGGAGCCGGGACGACTTCGATCGTCGCAACCGCATCGTCGCGGGCGCGCGCACCGGGGGGCCCGACATGATCACCCAGGTGACGCTGCCCGCGATGTTGTCGTCGCCGCAGCACGGCTGGGGCGATCTGCTCGACGTCACGCGCGGCCTGCGGTTCTCGCTCGATCGGCTGCACGCGGAGGTCGCGACGTTCGACGCGCGCGCGGGTGGGACGCGCTTCGAGCTGCCGGTGATCGTGCTGCAGGGAGCGCACGACATCGTGACCCCGCACGCCCTCGCGGAGCGCTTCGTCGCGGAGATCGACGCGCCGTACAAGGCGTTCGCGACGATCGAGGGCGCGGGGCACCTCGCCGCGTTCGCGTTCCCCGAGCGCTTCCTCGATCAGCTCACTCGCGCGTGGCGCGGATCAGACGCTCGGTGA
- a CDS encoding class I SAM-dependent methyltransferase: MREGEASRTALGVALLRAIATSADALHDVRDPIAESLLPPSLALAPHVLARAPTVARVLSGGLLDHVALRTAAIDRALRDLFTQEPAKSQLVILGAGLDARAWRLSELSRAVVFEVDVVASQRIKTRKLQHVKPLAREVRFVEVDFARGELEGELDDHRHDTSAPTVWLWEGVTPYLDRDAIDATLRTIAARSAPGSVLLVTYLTSEHVRVPALLLPAVKRAFAFLGEPLVGAMRTPEMHSLLRAHGFAIDDDTGSYDWARETRSKKPVLEITERLIRATRE, encoded by the coding sequence ATGCGAGAAGGCGAAGCGAGCCGAACCGCCCTGGGCGTCGCCCTGCTGCGCGCGATCGCGACCAGCGCCGATGCCCTGCACGACGTGCGCGATCCGATCGCGGAGTCGCTGCTCCCGCCTTCGCTCGCGCTCGCGCCGCACGTGCTCGCTCGCGCGCCGACCGTCGCGCGCGTGCTCTCGGGCGGCCTCCTCGATCACGTCGCGCTGCGCACCGCAGCGATCGATCGCGCGCTGCGTGACCTCTTCACGCAGGAGCCCGCGAAGAGCCAGCTCGTGATCCTCGGTGCCGGCCTCGACGCGCGCGCGTGGCGCCTGTCCGAGCTCTCGCGCGCCGTGGTCTTCGAGGTCGACGTGGTCGCGAGCCAGCGCATCAAGACGCGGAAGCTCCAGCACGTGAAGCCCCTCGCGCGCGAGGTTCGCTTCGTCGAGGTCGACTTCGCGCGGGGCGAGCTCGAGGGCGAGCTCGACGATCATCGCCACGACACGAGCGCGCCCACGGTGTGGCTCTGGGAGGGCGTCACGCCCTACCTCGATCGCGACGCCATCGACGCGACGCTGCGCACCATCGCCGCGCGCTCCGCGCCGGGCTCGGTGCTCCTCGTCACCTATCTCACGTCCGAGCACGTGCGGGTCCCCGCGCTGCTCCTGCCCGCGGTGAAGCGCGCGTTCGCGTTCCTCGGCGAGCCGCTCGTCGGCGCGATGCGCACGCCCGAGATGCACTCGCTGCTGCGCGCCCATGGCTTCGCGATCGACGACGACACCGGCTCGTACGACTGGGCGCGCGAGACACGCTCGAAGAAGCCGGTGCTCGAGATCACCGAGCGTCTGATCCGCGCCACGCGCGAGTGA
- the aceB gene encoding malate synthase A — translation MTEQLDMPAGVRVLGSTIEGDRAAILTRPALEFVADLVRTFRPRIEERLAARAERHARFARSPEAGGERLDFLAETKKVREGDWKCAPLPKDILDRRVEITGPVDRKMIINALNSGASVFMADFEDANAPTWDNCIEGQVNLRDAVARTISFSSGAKSYRLNDETAVLFVRPRGFHLWEKNVEVDGKPVPGMLFDFGLYFFHNAKRLLENGSGPYFYLPKMESHLEARVWNDVFLRAQEKLGVAAGTIKATCLIETLPGCFEMDEILYELRQHSAGLNCGRWDYIFSYIKVHATDATRVLPDRSQVGMTQPFMRAYSRLVIKTCHRRGVHAMGGMAAQIPVKGDEAENERAFEKVRADKLREVTDGHDGTWVAHPALVPVAKKVFDEHMKSANQIESGKQADWSPTAADLIAAPQGPKTLEGLKHNVLVGIQYVEAWLKGSGAVPLYNLMEDAATAEISRTQVWQWVQHGCALEDGTKVTRELVAKIIDEEMKVIASEIGVERVKSGRFEDAKRIFLRVSTESPLIEFLTLPAYEELRHSPDAPRESRA, via the coding sequence ATGACAGAGCAACTCGACATGCCCGCCGGCGTGCGCGTCCTCGGTTCGACGATCGAGGGAGATCGCGCTGCCATCCTCACGCGCCCTGCGCTCGAGTTCGTCGCGGATCTCGTCCGCACGTTCCGCCCGCGCATCGAGGAGCGCCTCGCGGCCCGCGCCGAGCGTCACGCGCGCTTCGCCCGGTCTCCCGAGGCAGGGGGCGAGCGCCTCGACTTCCTCGCCGAGACCAAGAAGGTCCGCGAGGGCGACTGGAAGTGCGCGCCGCTGCCGAAGGACATCCTCGATCGTCGCGTCGAGATCACCGGTCCCGTCGACCGCAAGATGATCATCAACGCGCTCAACTCGGGCGCGAGCGTGTTCATGGCGGACTTCGAGGACGCCAACGCGCCGACCTGGGACAACTGCATCGAGGGCCAGGTCAACCTGCGCGACGCCGTCGCGCGCACGATCTCGTTCTCGAGCGGCGCGAAGAGCTATCGCCTCAACGACGAGACCGCGGTCCTCTTCGTTCGTCCGCGCGGATTCCATCTCTGGGAGAAGAACGTCGAAGTCGACGGCAAGCCGGTGCCCGGCATGCTCTTCGATTTCGGTCTCTACTTCTTCCACAACGCCAAGCGTCTCCTCGAGAACGGCAGTGGCCCGTACTTCTATCTGCCGAAGATGGAGAGCCACCTCGAGGCCCGCGTGTGGAACGACGTGTTCCTCCGCGCCCAGGAGAAGCTCGGCGTCGCGGCCGGCACGATCAAGGCGACCTGCCTGATCGAGACGCTGCCCGGTTGCTTCGAGATGGACGAGATCCTCTACGAGCTGCGCCAGCACTCGGCGGGCCTCAACTGCGGTCGCTGGGACTACATCTTCTCGTACATCAAGGTCCACGCGACCGACGCGACGCGCGTGCTCCCCGATCGCTCGCAGGTCGGGATGACGCAGCCGTTCATGCGCGCCTACTCGCGCCTCGTGATCAAGACCTGTCACCGCCGCGGCGTGCACGCGATGGGCGGCATGGCGGCGCAGATCCCGGTGAAGGGCGACGAGGCGGAGAACGAGCGCGCGTTCGAGAAGGTGCGCGCCGACAAGCTCCGCGAGGTCACCGACGGACACGACGGCACGTGGGTGGCGCACCCCGCGCTGGTGCCGGTCGCGAAGAAGGTCTTCGACGAGCACATGAAGAGCGCCAATCAGATCGAGAGTGGCAAGCAGGCGGATTGGAGTCCGACTGCCGCCGATCTGATCGCCGCGCCCCAGGGCCCGAAGACGCTCGAGGGCCTGAAGCACAACGTGCTGGTCGGTATCCAGTACGTCGAAGCGTGGTTGAAGGGCAGTGGCGCAGTCCCGCTCTACAACCTGATGGAGGACGCCGCGACCGCCGAGATCTCGCGCACGCAGGTCTGGCAGTGGGTCCAGCACGGCTGTGCGCTCGAGGACGGCACCAAGGTCACGCGCGAGCTCGTCGCGAAGATCATCGACGAAGAGATGAAGGTCATCGCGTCGGAGATCGGCGTCGAGCGCGTGAAGTCCGGCCGTTTCGAGGACGCGAAGCGCATTTTCCTGCGGGTCTCGACCGAGAGCCCGCTGATCGAGTTCCTGACCCTTCCTGCCTACGAGGAGCTCCGGCATTCGCCCGATGCCCCTCGCGAGAGCCGAGCCTGA
- a CDS encoding NFACT RNA binding domain-containing protein, translating into MTPPYARIAADLRKKITSGALRPGERLPSMRELARRWDVALATATRAIATLEHEGLVRAEPRVGTIVAGRSRPRASRVDTELALESIVRVAIRIADVEGLDAVSMRSVAGALGAPAMSLYRHVPSKDELLLAMIDTAFAELPERAPSGAWRADLELALRAQWKLHRAHPWLVRALSITRPQMLPNGMRFAESVLRAIDGLGLDPGEMMRTYLVLMSFVRGVAIGVDAELEAEATSGLTNDEWIAQREPSFDAALEGGSYPTLARLIAAPRLDVELDSVFELGLARLLDGIDAMLRASPRVMLAPIMGSRGKPYRTFVIDGIEVLVGRADEDNDHLTFHVAKKRDLWLHVGGGTPGSHVVVRSPERGDPPDAVVERAAQLAAWYSKARGAPRVEVHVCRVSDVSKPKGAPAGKVEIKRFSKRKVTPTRGDADGDE; encoded by the coding sequence GTGACTCCGCCCTACGCCCGCATCGCGGCCGACCTCCGCAAGAAGATCACCTCGGGCGCCCTGCGTCCCGGGGAGCGCCTGCCCTCGATGCGCGAGCTCGCGCGCCGGTGGGACGTCGCGCTCGCGACCGCGACCCGCGCGATCGCGACGCTCGAGCACGAGGGGCTCGTCCGCGCCGAGCCGCGCGTCGGGACCATCGTCGCCGGTCGATCACGACCTCGGGCATCGCGCGTCGATACCGAGCTCGCGCTCGAGAGCATCGTGCGCGTGGCGATCCGGATCGCCGACGTCGAGGGCCTCGATGCGGTCTCGATGCGCAGCGTCGCCGGTGCGCTCGGCGCGCCCGCGATGTCGCTCTACCGCCACGTGCCCAGCAAGGACGAGCTCTTGCTCGCGATGATCGACACCGCGTTCGCCGAGCTCCCCGAGCGCGCACCGTCCGGCGCGTGGCGCGCCGATCTCGAGCTCGCGCTGCGCGCGCAGTGGAAGCTCCATCGCGCGCATCCGTGGCTCGTGCGCGCGCTCTCGATCACCCGGCCCCAGATGCTCCCGAACGGCATGCGCTTCGCGGAGTCGGTGCTGCGCGCGATCGACGGGCTCGGGCTCGATCCCGGAGAGATGATGCGCACGTACCTCGTGCTCATGAGCTTCGTGCGCGGCGTCGCGATCGGCGTGGACGCCGAGCTCGAGGCCGAGGCGACGAGCGGCCTGACGAACGACGAGTGGATCGCGCAGCGCGAGCCCTCGTTCGACGCAGCGCTCGAGGGCGGCTCGTACCCGACGCTCGCCCGCCTGATCGCGGCGCCGCGCCTCGACGTCGAGCTCGACTCGGTCTTCGAGCTCGGCCTCGCGCGCCTGCTCGACGGAATCGATGCGATGCTCCGCGCGTCGCCGCGCGTCATGCTCGCGCCGATCATGGGCAGCCGCGGCAAGCCGTACCGAACCTTCGTGATCGACGGCATCGAGGTGCTCGTCGGGCGCGCCGACGAGGACAACGATCACCTCACGTTCCACGTCGCGAAGAAGCGCGATCTCTGGCTGCACGTCGGCGGAGGAACGCCGGGCAGTCACGTCGTCGTGCGCAGCCCCGAGCGGGGCGATCCGCCCGACGCGGTCGTCGAGCGCGCGGCTCAGCTCGCGGCCTGGTACTCGAAGGCGCGCGGCGCGCCGCGCGTCGAGGTGCACGTGTGCCGGGTGTCGGACGTCTCGAAGCCGAAGGGCGCGCCCGCAGGCAAGGTCGAGATCAAGCGCTTCTCCAAGCGCAAGGTGACGCCCACCCGCGGCGATGCCGACGGCGACGAGTGA
- a CDS encoding MDR family MFS transporter, which translates to MKPSNRPLTVAALLLSMFMAAMEATVVATAMPTVISELGGIRLYGWVGAAYLLASTVTVPLYGKLADRRGRKPVLLLGIALFLAGSLASGLATSIEQLIVFRGLQGLGAGAVQPIVLTVIGDLYTPAERGKVQGFFGAVWGIAGISGPLIGGAIVATTTWRWIFLINLPFGIAAALVLAFAYREAPRERAGAPLDLAGAGTILFASLALLLAASRVAPVLMTIAGVALIALFVVIERRASDPVLPIPLMTRRLIAVTTIASFLLGVAMMGVLTYLPLHVQGVLLGVPTEAGLVIAPMLVGWPIASAMTSRMLVRTGYRKPVWLGALLSAVGLVALAPLVTMRAHPLALAASMFVFGFGMGLANTAILIGVQASVGWEQRGVVTAATMFARTMGGALGVGALGAVLAARLGRALSPEVVSGLLDPDGRDVVLAQPGVIDALGEALDPLFWGGAIAAGLALVAVLAHPRDEQPPPEAAVDAPALAE; encoded by the coding sequence GTGAAACCGTCGAATCGTCCGCTCACCGTCGCTGCGCTCCTCCTCTCGATGTTCATGGCGGCGATGGAGGCGACGGTGGTCGCCACCGCGATGCCGACGGTGATCAGCGAGCTCGGCGGCATCCGCCTCTACGGCTGGGTCGGCGCGGCGTACCTCCTCGCGTCGACGGTCACCGTCCCGCTCTACGGAAAGCTCGCGGACCGTCGTGGCCGCAAGCCCGTGCTCCTGCTCGGCATCGCGCTCTTCCTCGCGGGCTCGCTCGCGAGCGGCCTCGCGACGTCGATCGAGCAGCTCATCGTGTTCCGCGGCCTCCAAGGGCTCGGCGCGGGCGCGGTGCAGCCGATCGTGCTCACCGTGATCGGCGATCTCTACACGCCGGCCGAGCGCGGCAAGGTGCAGGGCTTCTTCGGCGCGGTGTGGGGCATCGCGGGGATCAGCGGCCCGCTGATCGGCGGCGCGATCGTCGCGACCACCACGTGGCGCTGGATCTTCCTGATCAACCTCCCGTTCGGCATCGCCGCCGCGCTGGTGCTCGCCTTCGCGTATCGCGAAGCGCCGCGCGAGCGCGCGGGCGCGCCCCTCGACCTGGCGGGCGCCGGGACCATTCTCTTCGCCTCGCTCGCGCTGCTCCTCGCGGCGTCGCGCGTCGCGCCGGTTCTCATGACGATCGCGGGCGTCGCGCTGATCGCGCTCTTCGTCGTGATCGAGCGCCGCGCGAGCGATCCCGTGCTCCCGATCCCGCTCATGACCCGCCGGCTGATCGCGGTGACGACCATCGCGTCGTTCCTGCTCGGCGTCGCGATGATGGGCGTGCTCACGTACCTGCCGCTCCACGTGCAGGGCGTGCTGCTGGGCGTGCCCACCGAGGCGGGCCTCGTGATCGCGCCGATGCTCGTGGGCTGGCCGATCGCGTCGGCGATGACGAGCCGCATGCTCGTGCGCACCGGCTATCGCAAGCCGGTGTGGCTCGGCGCGTTGCTCTCCGCGGTCGGTCTCGTCGCGCTCGCGCCGCTGGTCACGATGCGCGCGCATCCGCTCGCGCTCGCGGCCTCGATGTTCGTGTTCGGGTTCGGCATGGGCCTCGCGAACACCGCGATCCTCATCGGTGTGCAGGCGAGCGTGGGCTGGGAGCAGCGCGGCGTGGTCACGGCCGCGACGATGTTCGCGCGCACGATGGGCGGCGCGCTCGGCGTCGGCGCGCTCGGCGCGGTGCTCGCGGCGCGGCTCGGTCGTGCGCTCTCGCCCGAGGTGGTGAGCGGCCTGCTCGATCCCGACGGCCGCGACGTGGTCCTCGCGCAGCCGGGCGTGATCGACGCGCTCGGCGAGGCGCTCGATCCGCTGTTCTGGGGCGGCGCGATCGCGGCCGGGCTCGCGCTGGTCGCGGTGCTCGCGCATCCGCGCGACGAGCAGCCTCCCCCCGAGGCCGCGGTCGACGCGCCGGCGCTCGCGGAGTGA
- the aceA gene encoding isocitrate lyase produces the protein MPLARAEPERRTDVSNPIQKDTDSFSDPRWKGVVRPYSEEQVLKLRGSVRVEYTLADKGARRLWKSMKEKPFVRTLGALTGGQAVQMARAGLDGIYCSGWQVAADANTSGHTYPDQSLYPADSVPKLVERINNALSRADQIDWSEGKTGRDYFLPIVADAEAGFGGPLNAYELMKNMIKAGAAGVHFEDQLASEKKCGHLGGKVLVPTAQFERSLLAARLAADVAGVPTVLIARTDAESAKLLTSDIDDRDKPFCTGERSAEGYYYVKQGIEPCIARAKAYAKIADLIWMETSTPDLKLAKQFSEAVLKDNPDKMLAYNCSPSFNWKKNLDEATIAKFQKELGAMGYKFQFVTLAGFHVQNYSTFMLSADYNERGMAAYSELQQKEFAAESVGYTSTKHQHEVGTGYFDVISEIVSQGQSSTKALKGSTEEDQFH, from the coding sequence ATGCCCCTCGCGAGAGCCGAGCCTGAGAGGAGAACCGACGTGAGCAATCCGATCCAGAAGGACACCGATTCGTTCAGCGATCCTCGTTGGAAGGGCGTCGTCCGCCCTTACTCCGAGGAGCAGGTCCTCAAGCTCCGCGGCTCCGTTCGCGTCGAGTACACGCTCGCCGACAAGGGCGCGCGTCGCCTCTGGAAGTCGATGAAGGAGAAGCCCTTCGTCCGCACGCTCGGCGCGCTCACCGGCGGCCAGGCGGTGCAGATGGCGCGCGCGGGCCTCGACGGGATCTACTGCTCGGGCTGGCAGGTCGCGGCGGACGCGAACACGTCGGGCCACACCTATCCCGACCAGTCGCTCTATCCCGCCGACTCGGTGCCGAAGCTCGTCGAGCGCATCAACAACGCGCTCTCGCGCGCCGACCAGATCGACTGGTCGGAGGGCAAGACCGGCCGCGACTACTTCCTTCCGATCGTCGCGGACGCGGAGGCCGGCTTCGGCGGCCCGCTCAACGCGTACGAGCTGATGAAGAACATGATCAAGGCGGGCGCCGCGGGCGTCCACTTCGAGGATCAGCTCGCCAGCGAGAAGAAGTGCGGCCACCTCGGCGGCAAGGTGCTCGTGCCGACGGCGCAGTTCGAGCGCTCGCTGCTCGCGGCGCGTCTCGCGGCGGACGTCGCGGGCGTCCCGACGGTGCTCATCGCGCGCACCGACGCCGAGAGCGCGAAGCTCCTCACCAGCGACATCGACGATCGCGACAAGCCCTTCTGCACGGGTGAGCGCTCGGCCGAGGGCTACTACTACGTCAAGCAGGGCATCGAGCCCTGCATCGCGCGCGCGAAGGCGTACGCGAAGATCGCGGACCTGATCTGGATGGAGACCTCGACTCCGGATCTGAAGCTCGCGAAGCAGTTCTCGGAGGCGGTCCTCAAGGACAACCCCGACAAGATGCTCGCGTACAACTGCTCGCCGTCGTTCAACTGGAAGAAGAACCTCGACGAGGCGACCATCGCGAAGTTCCAGAAGGAGCTCGGCGCGATGGGCTACAAGTTCCAGTTCGTCACGCTCGCGGGCTTCCACGTCCAGAACTACTCGACGTTCATGCTCAGCGCCGACTACAACGAGCGCGGCATGGCGGCCTACTCGGAGCTCCAGCAGAAGGAGTTCGCGGCCGAGTCGGTGGGCTACACCTCGACGAAGCACCAGCACGAGGTCGGCACCGGCTACTTCGACGTGATCAGCGAGATCGTGTCGCAGGGCCAGAGCTCGACGAAGGCGCTCAAGGGCTCGACCGAGGAAGATCAGTTCCACTGA
- a CDS encoding SDR family oxidoreductase, whose translation MTGASGFVVGATGLTGRHVVTRLVARGHGAIAHVRPDSPSLETWRTRYAELGASVDATPWDEAAMRTTLIARKPTWVFGCLGTTRARAREAARAGRDASKESYDAVDVALTEMTIRAAKDAGVQRFVYLSSIGAGDGAQNAYLAARTKVEKTLRESGLPYTIVRPSFIVGDRDAPRAGENVFGAIADAGLGLVGALGGAKVRDRYRSITGEQLAQAMVAIAEDPSWRDRVADGVDLQRLVR comes from the coding sequence ATGACGGGGGCGAGCGGGTTCGTGGTGGGCGCGACCGGGCTGACGGGACGCCACGTAGTCACGCGATTGGTGGCACGAGGGCACGGAGCGATCGCGCACGTGCGTCCCGACTCCCCATCGCTCGAGACGTGGCGCACGCGCTACGCGGAGCTCGGCGCGAGCGTCGACGCCACGCCCTGGGACGAGGCCGCGATGCGCACGACGCTGATCGCACGAAAGCCGACGTGGGTGTTCGGGTGCCTCGGCACCACGCGCGCGAGGGCACGCGAGGCAGCGCGCGCCGGCCGCGACGCGAGCAAGGAGAGCTACGACGCAGTCGACGTCGCGCTCACCGAGATGACGATCCGCGCCGCGAAGGACGCGGGGGTGCAGCGCTTCGTGTACCTGTCGTCGATCGGCGCGGGGGACGGCGCGCAGAACGCGTACCTCGCGGCGCGCACGAAGGTGGAGAAGACGCTGCGGGAGAGCGGCCTGCCGTACACGATCGTGCGGCCCTCGTTCATCGTCGGGGATCGCGACGCGCCGCGCGCGGGCGAGAACGTGTTCGGCGCGATCGCCGACGCGGGGCTGGGCCTCGTGGGCGCGCTCGGCGGCGCGAAGGTGCGCGATCGGTATCGCTCGATCACCGGCGAGCAGCTCGCGCAGGCGATGGTCGCGATCGCCGAGGACCCGAGCTGGCGCGATCGAGTCGCGGACGGCGTCGACCTGCAGCGCCTCGTGAGGTGA
- a CDS encoding serine/threonine-protein kinase yields the protein MDRERTSGAVSPSGPRRLGRYVLLGAVGRGGMGEVVRARAFGAGGATKDLCLKRIHADRLSRPGALERFVDEARLSLRLAHANIVAVFDFGRAGDEHYLAMEWVDGADLRSILGDASAQHEPLPPAVAAHVAAEVARALAYAHGLGVVHCDVKPANVLVARTGDVKLTDFGVATAIEAERSGGTRGYLPPERGVTPASDLWALGLVLGEMLLLDAMPERADEVAARAPEALAPILARLLDPDPTRRFHDASEVARELESYVARARASDGIAPRDVLASRADRVADSRHETRAEGTFEASASWARDGETAFTAPTVATASTRASDAPPDRRRARGIAALLGLVVIGAIAIASFARDTSPREGAPQPVVVAPPAPVTIAPAAPAAIEPAPEAPEPAPVEDTPPPRARTTRRDREPAPVPAVDAEPAHLRINAIPWAEVTLDGRSLGTTPLLDVSIAPGHHTLRFVNAPLGVERVREIDVAPGERRDLVIDLE from the coding sequence GTGGATCGCGAGCGCACGTCGGGAGCGGTATCGCCGTCGGGCCCGCGCAGGCTCGGGCGCTACGTGCTGCTCGGCGCCGTCGGTCGCGGCGGCATGGGCGAGGTGGTGCGCGCGCGTGCCTTCGGCGCCGGCGGCGCGACGAAGGATCTGTGCCTCAAGCGAATCCATGCAGATCGGCTGTCGAGACCGGGCGCGCTCGAGCGGTTCGTCGACGAGGCGCGCCTCTCGCTCCGCCTCGCACACGCGAACATCGTAGCGGTGTTCGACTTCGGCCGCGCCGGGGACGAGCACTACCTCGCGATGGAGTGGGTCGACGGCGCCGATCTGCGCTCGATCCTCGGTGACGCGAGCGCGCAGCACGAGCCGCTTCCGCCCGCGGTCGCGGCGCACGTCGCGGCGGAGGTCGCGCGCGCCCTCGCCTACGCGCACGGCCTCGGCGTGGTGCACTGCGACGTGAAGCCGGCGAACGTGCTGGTCGCGCGCACCGGTGACGTGAAGCTCACCGACTTCGGCGTCGCCACCGCGATCGAAGCGGAGCGCAGCGGCGGCACCCGCGGCTATCTCCCGCCGGAGCGCGGCGTCACGCCCGCGAGCGATCTCTGGGCGCTGGGGCTCGTGCTCGGCGAGATGCTGCTGCTCGACGCGATGCCCGAGCGCGCCGACGAGGTCGCAGCACGTGCCCCCGAGGCGCTCGCGCCGATCCTCGCGCGGCTGCTCGATCCCGATCCCACGCGTCGCTTCCACGACGCATCGGAGGTCGCGCGCGAGCTCGAGTCGTACGTCGCGCGCGCCCGTGCGAGCGACGGGATCGCGCCGCGCGACGTGCTCGCATCACGCGCCGACCGCGTCGCGGACTCGCGCCACGAGACCCGCGCCGAGGGCACCTTCGAGGCGAGCGCGAGCTGGGCCCGCGACGGCGAGACCGCGTTCACCGCGCCGACCGTCGCGACTGCGAGCACGCGCGCCAGCGACGCCCCGCCCGATCGCCGTCGGGCGCGGGGGATCGCCGCGCTCCTCGGCCTCGTCGTGATCGGCGCGATCGCGATCGCCAGCTTCGCGCGCGACACGAGCCCCCGCGAGGGTGCCCCCCAGCCCGTCGTCGTGGCCCCGCCGGCGCCCGTGACGATCGCCCCGGCCGCGCCCGCCGCGATCGAGCCCGCCCCCGAGGCACCGGAGCCCGCGCCCGTCGAGGACACGCCGCCTCCCCGCGCGCGCACGACGCGCCGCGATCGCGAGCCCGCGCCCGTGCCCGCCGTGGACGCCGAGCCCGCGCACCTGCGCATCAACGCGATCCCGTGGGCCGAGGTCACGCTCGACGGCCGCTCGCTCGGCACCACGCCGCTGCTCGACGTCTCGATCGCGCCCGGGCACCACACGCTGCGCTTCGTGAACGCACCGCTCGGGGTCGAGCGGGTCCGCGAGATCGACGTCGCGCCCGGCGAGCGCCGCGATCTCGTGATCGACCTCGAGTAG